One window of Aliarcobacter lanthieri genomic DNA carries:
- a CDS encoding ANL family adenylate-forming protein, with amino-acid sequence MSFLLEKFKSFSQKNALLFDGIAYTYEEFTNQIESYKKTLDKYSIKSKVVAILGDYSFYNLSLFFALFENKNIIVPITTSVKKIQKEFIEESFCEYIIKTNEKELLIENIEDKRSHKMIDNLKDKNSSGLILFSSGSTGKPKAMIHNLDNLINIYKDKKEKSINMLVFLMFDHIGGLNTVFNALSMGNCLIIPKQRDAKSICELIEKYKIMLLPSSPTFLNLILISGEYEKYDLSSLRMITYGTETMPQSLLLKLKAIFPKVKFLQTFGTSETGISTTTSKSSDSLFMKLEDINCEYKVVENELWLRSSTQVLGYLNASMDSFTSDGWFKTGDLVEVLQDGFLKIIGRNKEIINVGGQKVLPNEVESIILSIPQIADCMVYGEQNAITGQTVVCDVVLNEDIENIKKIIRLFCKDKLDSFKIPTKVNIVEKTNFSDRFKKIRRKD; translated from the coding sequence ATGAGTTTTTTACTAGAAAAATTTAAAAGTTTTAGTCAAAAAAATGCACTACTTTTTGATGGTATTGCATATACTTATGAAGAATTTACAAATCAAATAGAATCTTATAAAAAAACTTTAGATAAATATAGTATAAAATCAAAAGTTGTAGCAATTTTGGGTGATTACTCTTTTTATAATTTATCACTATTTTTTGCACTTTTTGAGAATAAAAATATTATTGTTCCAATTACTACAAGTGTAAAAAAAATTCAAAAAGAGTTTATTGAAGAATCATTTTGTGAATATATTATAAAAACGAATGAAAAAGAACTTTTAATAGAAAATATAGAAGATAAAAGATCTCATAAAATGATAGATAATTTAAAAGATAAAAATAGTTCAGGGCTTATCTTGTTTTCAAGTGGAAGTACAGGAAAACCAAAAGCTATGATACATAATCTTGATAATCTTATAAATATCTATAAAGATAAAAAAGAAAAATCTATAAATATGTTGGTCTTTTTAATGTTTGATCACATTGGTGGGCTAAATACAGTATTCAATGCCTTATCTATGGGTAATTGTTTAATTATCCCAAAGCAAAGAGATGCTAAATCTATTTGTGAATTAATTGAAAAATATAAAATTATGCTCCTTCCTTCTAGTCCTACATTTTTAAATCTTATTTTAATCTCTGGAGAGTATGAAAAATATGATTTAAGTAGTTTAAGAATGATTACTTACGGAACAGAAACAATGCCTCAATCACTACTTTTAAAACTAAAAGCTATTTTTCCTAAAGTTAAATTCTTACAAACTTTTGGTACAAGTGAGACAGGAATAAGTACTACTACTTCAAAATCATCAGATTCTTTATTTATGAAACTTGAAGATATAAATTGTGAGTATAAAGTAGTAGAAAATGAACTTTGGTTAAGAAGTTCTACTCAAGTTTTAGGATATTTGAATGCTTCAATGGATAGTTTTACAAGTGATGGTTGGTTTAAAACAGGTGATTTAGTAGAAGTTCTTCAAGATGGGTTTTTAAAAATAATAGGAAGAAATAAAGAAATAATAAATGTTGGAGGGCAAAAAGTATTGCCAAACGAGGTAGAATCTATAATTTTGTCAATTCCACAAATTGCTGATTGTATGGTTTATGGTGAACAAAATGCTATAACAGGACAAACAGTAGTTTGTGATGTAGTTTTGAATGAAGATATTGAAAATATCAAAAAAATTATAAGACTTTTTTGTAAAGATAAATTGGACTCTTTTAAAATTCCAACAAAAGTTAATATTGTTGAAAAAACAAATTTTAGTGATAGATTCAAAAAAATTAGAAGAAAAGATTAA
- the pseI gene encoding pseudaminic acid synthase yields the protein MKIGNFDLKKDGTYIIAELSANHNGSLQIALDTIKAAKECGANAIKLQTYTADTITLNSKNEDFMIDGGTLWDGKNLYELYQEAYTPWEWHKELFDYARSINIDIFSTPFDKSAVDFLETLNPSAYKIASFEITDYELLRYTASKGKPIIISTGIATIDEIQDVVNICKSVGNNDIILLKCTSEYPAPLDEANLKTIPNMKETFDVEVGFSDHTIGHIAPVVAVTLGAKVIEKHFIIDKSIGGADCEFSMDKKDFIEMVKAIRDTEKLLGIVDYSLNEKRKKQRRFARSLYISKDIKEGESFSEENIKSVRPFYGLHPKYLKDILGKTAKKDYKFGDRVENSF from the coding sequence ATGAAAATAGGTAACTTTGATTTAAAAAAAGATGGAACATATATAATTGCTGAACTTAGTGCAAATCACAATGGAAGTTTACAAATAGCACTAGATACAATAAAAGCTGCAAAAGAGTGTGGAGCAAATGCTATAAAACTTCAGACATATACAGCTGATACTATCACCTTAAATAGTAAGAATGAAGATTTTATGATAGATGGTGGAACTTTATGGGATGGTAAAAATCTTTATGAGTTATATCAAGAAGCATATACTCCATGGGAATGGCATAAAGAGTTATTTGATTATGCAAGAAGTATAAATATAGATATTTTTTCAACTCCTTTTGATAAAAGTGCAGTTGATTTTTTGGAAACTTTAAATCCAAGTGCTTACAAAATAGCTTCTTTTGAAATAACTGATTATGAACTATTACGATACACTGCAAGTAAAGGAAAACCAATTATTATTAGTACAGGTATAGCAACTATTGATGAGATACAAGATGTAGTAAATATTTGTAAAAGTGTTGGAAATAATGATATTATCTTACTTAAGTGTACCAGCGAATATCCAGCCCCACTTGATGAAGCAAATTTAAAAACTATACCGAATATGAAAGAAACTTTTGATGTTGAGGTTGGATTTTCAGATCATACTATTGGACATATTGCACCGGTTGTTGCTGTAACTTTAGGTGCAAAAGTTATAGAAAAACATTTTATTATTGATAAATCTATTGGTGGTGCTGATTGTGAATTTTCAATGGATAAAAAAGATTTTATAGAAATGGTAAAAGCAATCAGAGATACTGAAAAACTACTTGGGATTGTAGATTATAGTTTAAATGAAAAAAGAAAAAAACAGCGTCGTTTTGCAAGAAGTTTGTATATTTCAAAAGATATAAAAGAAGGTGAAAGTTTTAGTGAAGAGAATATCAAAAGTGTACGACCATTTTATGGACTTCACCCTAAATATTTAAAAGATATTTTAGGAAAAACTGCTAAAAAAGATTATAAATTTGGGGATAGAGTTGAAAATAGTTTTTAA
- the pseG gene encoding UDP-2,4-diacetamido-2,4,6-trideoxy-beta-L-altropyranose hydrolase, translated as MNILVRADSSSSIGTGHIMRDLVLAKQFSNDNIIFATQDLDGNINQKVKEENYRVKLLESNDFEELNELIKKLSIDLLIIDHYKIGYKFEKKLKKENKSLKILSFDDTYEKHYCDILLNHNIYANTKKYKKKVPKNCELRCGLEYTLLREEFLKIKNQKIEKTKTIFLAMGGADHKNLNIKVLKTIQKNLQSSFRVNIVTTNANKNLEKLKNYCENKSWINLQINSNEVGKLMYESSFAIVTPSVTVNEIYYLDIPFIAIKTAKNQNEMYKYLIKNNYYVLKEFDNKKLKKYLEIFGEKYENR; from the coding sequence ATGAATATTTTGGTAAGAGCTGATTCTTCAAGTAGTATTGGAACTGGACATATTATGAGAGATTTAGTTTTGGCTAAACAATTTTCAAATGATAATATTATATTTGCTACTCAAGATTTAGATGGAAATATAAATCAAAAAGTAAAAGAAGAAAACTACAGAGTAAAGCTTTTAGAAAGCAATGATTTTGAAGAACTAAATGAACTAATTAAAAAATTAAGTATAGATTTACTAATAATTGATCACTATAAAATAGGTTATAAATTTGAAAAAAAGTTAAAAAAAGAGAATAAAAGTCTAAAAATTCTAAGTTTTGATGATACCTATGAAAAACACTATTGTGATATTTTATTAAATCATAATATCTATGCAAATACTAAAAAGTACAAAAAAAAAGTTCCTAAAAATTGTGAATTACGATGTGGGTTAGAATATACTCTTTTAAGAGAAGAGTTTTTAAAAATAAAAAATCAAAAAATAGAAAAAACAAAAACTATATTTCTAGCTATGGGTGGAGCAGACCATAAAAACTTAAATATCAAGGTTTTAAAAACTATACAAAAAAACTTGCAAAGTAGTTTTAGAGTAAATATTGTAACTACAAATGCAAATAAAAATTTAGAAAAACTTAAAAATTATTGTGAGAATAAAAGCTGGATAAACTTACAAATAAATTCAAATGAAGTAGGAAAGCTAATGTATGAAAGTAGTTTTGCTATTGTAACTCCTAGTGTTACAGTAAATGAAATTTATTATTTAGATATTCCATTTATCGCTATAAAAACTGCAAAAAACCAAAATGAGATGTATAAATATCTAATAAAAAATAACTATTATGTTTTGAAAGAGTTTGATAATAAAAAACTAAAAAAGTATCTTGAAATTTTTGGAGAGAAATATGAAAATAGGTAA
- the pseB gene encoding UDP-N-acetylglucosamine 4,6-dehydratase (inverting): MFNNKNILITGGTGSFGKKYTKILLEKYKPNKIIIFSRDELKQYEMSQEFNEKCMRYFIGDVRDADRLKKATKDVDFIIHAAALKHVPIAEYNPMECIKTNINGAQNVIDAALENGVSKVIALSTDKAANPVNLYGATKLASDKLFVAANNLVGKSDIKFSVVRYGNVVGSRGSVVPYFQKLLAEGVKELPITDIKMTRFFITLDDGVNFVLKNFERMQGGEIFIPKIPSMKIVDMALAMAPKLPHKIVGIRPGEKLHEIMCPADDSHLTLEFHDHFVIKPTIKFTSGVDYSKNLLGEIGKPVLQGFEYNSGNNTQWLTSEEFLDMVKKI; this comes from the coding sequence ATGTTTAATAATAAAAATATACTTATAACTGGTGGAACTGGAAGCTTTGGTAAAAAATATACGAAAATATTATTGGAAAAATATAAACCAAATAAAATAATAATTTTTAGTAGAGATGAATTAAAGCAGTATGAAATGTCACAAGAGTTTAATGAAAAGTGTATGAGATATTTTATAGGTGATGTAAGAGATGCTGATAGACTAAAAAAAGCTACAAAAGATGTTGATTTTATAATTCATGCAGCTGCACTTAAACATGTTCCAATAGCTGAATATAACCCTATGGAATGTATAAAAACAAATATAAATGGTGCTCAAAATGTAATAGATGCTGCACTTGAAAATGGTGTTTCAAAAGTAATTGCCCTTTCAACAGATAAAGCAGCAAATCCAGTAAATTTATATGGTGCAACAAAATTAGCTTCAGATAAACTTTTTGTTGCTGCAAATAATCTTGTAGGAAAAAGTGATATAAAATTTTCTGTTGTGAGATATGGAAATGTTGTTGGAAGTAGGGGGTCTGTTGTTCCATATTTCCAAAAACTTTTAGCAGAGGGTGTAAAAGAACTTCCAATAACTGATATAAAAATGACAAGATTCTTTATAACACTTGATGATGGTGTAAATTTTGTATTAAAGAATTTTGAAAGAATGCAAGGAGGTGAAATTTTTATTCCTAAAATTCCATCTATGAAGATAGTTGATATGGCTCTTGCTATGGCACCAAAATTACCACATAAAATAGTAGGAATAAGACCAGGTGAAAAGCTTCATGAAATTATGTGCCCAGCTGATGATAGCCATTTAACTTTAGAGTTTCATGATCATTTTGTTATAAAGCCTACTATCAAATTCACAAGTGGAGTTGATTATAGTAAAAATCTTTTGGGTGAAATAGGAAAGCCTGTTTTACAAGGATTTGAATATAACTCTGGCAATAATACACAATGGCTAACTAGTGAAGAATTTTTAGATATGGTTAAAAAAATATGA
- the pseC gene encoding UDP-4-amino-4,6-dideoxy-N-acetyl-beta-L-altrosamine transaminase, with the protein MNSFIPYGKQSLNEDDINNVIEVLKSPFLTTGPKIEEFEEKICEYTNAKYCVAVSNGTAALHLASLVLLEKGDKVLTTVNSFVATSNSILYVGAKLIFVDIEDNGNIDLDLCEEELKKDSSIKAIYVVHFSGNLVNQDKLKYLKNKYNIKIVEDCAHSLGARFKEIKAGSCVNSDCSILSFHPVKHITTGEGGAVTTNSKEIYEKLLQLRAHGINKVDFKNHDMAKDIKGNLNPWYYEMHSLGFNYRITDFACALGLSQLKKVDTFIKNRKNIALKYDIAFKNTLIKPLYNFDESSSYHLYVVSVDFKKLNITKAELFNKMRNKNIGLQLHYIPINKQPFYTDLGYGDEKTPVMDIYYKKCFSLPMYPTLTSEEQEYVIKILLEILSA; encoded by the coding sequence ATGAATAGTTTTATCCCTTACGGAAAACAAAGTCTTAATGAAGATGATATAAATAATGTTATTGAAGTTTTAAAATCACCTTTTTTGACAACTGGACCTAAAATAGAAGAGTTTGAAGAGAAGATTTGTGAATATACAAATGCAAAATATTGTGTTGCTGTATCAAATGGAACAGCTGCTCTTCATTTAGCTTCTTTAGTTTTATTGGAAAAAGGAGATAAAGTTTTAACAACAGTAAACTCTTTTGTTGCAACTTCAAATTCTATACTTTATGTGGGTGCAAAACTTATATTTGTAGATATTGAAGATAATGGAAATATAGATTTAGATTTATGTGAAGAAGAATTAAAAAAAGATAGTTCAATAAAAGCTATTTATGTTGTACATTTTTCTGGAAATTTAGTGAATCAAGATAAATTAAAATATTTAAAAAATAAGTACAATATTAAAATTGTAGAAGATTGTGCACATTCTTTAGGAGCAAGATTTAAAGAGATAAAAGCTGGAAGCTGTGTAAATAGTGATTGTAGTATTTTATCTTTTCATCCTGTGAAACATATTACGACAGGAGAAGGAGGAGCTGTAACTACAAATAGTAAAGAGATTTATGAAAAACTTTTACAACTAAGAGCTCATGGAATAAATAAGGTAGATTTTAAAAATCATGATATGGCAAAAGATATAAAAGGAAATCTTAATCCATGGTATTATGAAATGCACTCTTTAGGGTTTAATTATAGGATTACTGATTTTGCGTGTGCTTTAGGACTTAGTCAATTAAAAAAAGTTGATACTTTTATAAAAAATAGAAAGAATATAGCTTTAAAATATGATATAGCTTTTAAAAATACTTTGATTAAACCATTATATAATTTTGATGAAAGCTCATCTTATCACCTTTATGTTGTTAGTGTAGATTTTAAAAAACTAAATATAACAAAGGCTGAACTTTTTAATAAAATGAGAAATAAAAATATAGGTTTACAACTACATTACATTCCTATAAATAAACAACCATTTTATACAGATTTAGGGTATGGAGATGAAAAAACACCAGTTATGGATATATATTATAAAAAGTGTTTTTCTCTTCCTATGTATCCTACTTTAACTAGCGAAGAACAAGAATATGTTATTAAAATTTTATTGGAGATATTAAGTGCTTAA
- a CDS encoding SDR family NAD(P)-dependent oxidoreductase: MNKVVVITGTSKGIGKAISLHYLEKGFIVIGCSRTNGTITHTNYRHFSLEITDEEAVVNMIRTIKKEFGKIDILINNAGIASMNHILTTSLNTISKLFNTNFLGTFLFTREVSKVMMKEKNGRIINFTTVAKPLRLEGEAIYASSKAAIETFTQTASKELSPFNITVNAIGPTPVQTDLIKAVPKDKINELLKKQTIKRLATFEDIINVVDFFCDEKSSFITGQIVYLGGVNN; encoded by the coding sequence ATGAATAAAGTAGTAGTTATAACTGGAACATCAAAAGGAATAGGAAAAGCAATATCTTTGCACTATTTAGAAAAAGGTTTTATTGTTATTGGTTGTAGCAGAACTAATGGAACGATAACTCATACGAATTATAGACATTTTTCACTTGAAATTACAGATGAAGAAGCAGTTGTAAATATGATAAGAACGATAAAAAAAGAGTTTGGAAAAATTGATATTCTTATAAACAATGCTGGAATTGCCTCTATGAACCATATTTTGACGACTTCGCTTAATACTATTTCAAAACTTTTTAATACAAACTTTTTAGGAACTTTTCTTTTTACAAGAGAAGTTTCAAAAGTTATGATGAAAGAAAAAAATGGGAGAATTATAAATTTTACAACAGTTGCAAAGCCACTTAGACTTGAAGGAGAAGCTATTTATGCTTCAAGTAAAGCTGCTATTGAAACTTTTACACAAACAGCTTCAAAAGAGTTAAGCCCTTTTAATATAACTGTAAATGCAATAGGACCAACACCTGTGCAAACAGATTTGATAAAAGCTGTTCCAAAAGATAAAATTAATGAATTATTAAAGAAACAAACAATAAAAAGATTGGCAACATTTGAAGATATTATAAATGTGGTTGATTTTTTTTGTGATGAAAAAAGTAGTTTTATAACTGGGCAAATAGTATATCTTGGGGGAGTAAATAATTAA
- the pseF gene encoding pseudaminic acid cytidylyltransferase: protein MLNCVAIIPARGGSKRIPKKNIKFFHGKPLISYSIEIAIKSKLFSKVIVSTDDEEIANIARKYGAEVPFLRPNELSDDYIGTGEVINHAIEFLKTQGDKIDFICTIYATAPFLQEKYLVEGFIKLKNSNAKNTFSCTSMPFPIQRTFKITDKERCEMFWKENFSKRSQDLEEAYQDAGQFYWTNLNVVSNDIIFGKDSIPIILPRYLVQDIDTLEDWKRAEYMYEAIKRSEEK, encoded by the coding sequence GTGCTTAATTGTGTTGCTATAATACCAGCACGAGGTGGAAGTAAAAGAATACCAAAAAAAAATATAAAATTTTTTCATGGGAAACCTCTTATTTCATATAGTATTGAAATTGCAATAAAGTCAAAACTTTTTTCTAAAGTTATAGTTTCAACTGATGATGAAGAGATAGCAAATATTGCTAGAAAGTATGGAGCAGAAGTTCCTTTCTTGCGTCCAAATGAATTGAGTGATGATTATATAGGAACAGGAGAAGTTATAAACCATGCTATAGAGTTCTTAAAAACTCAAGGTGACAAAATAGATTTTATTTGTACTATTTATGCAACTGCTCCTTTTTTACAAGAGAAATATTTAGTTGAAGGTTTTATTAAATTAAAAAATTCAAATGCTAAAAATACTTTTTCTTGTACTTCTATGCCATTTCCCATTCAAAGAACTTTTAAAATTACAGATAAAGAAAGATGTGAGATGTTTTGGAAAGAAAATTTTTCTAAAAGAAGTCAAGATTTAGAAGAAGCTTACCAAGATGCTGGACAATTTTATTGGACAAATTTGAATGTAGTTTCAAATGATATTATTTTTGGAAAAGATAGTATTCCTATAATCTTACCTAGATATTTAGTTCAAGATATTGATACTTTAGAAGATTGGAAAAGAGCCGAATATATGTATGAAGCTATTAAAAGAAGTGAAGAAAAATGA